A stretch of DNA from Mycobacteriales bacterium:
CTGCCGTTGCGGTCGCGTCGATGCGCCCGGACGCGATCGTGAGCTCCGACCTGTCGCGGGCGCACGACACCGCCCTTGCCGTCGCGGCCGAGTGCGGGCTCGAGGTGGCCCTCGACCCGCGGCTGCGGGAGATCAACCTGGGGGCGTGGGAGGGGCTGACGCGCGCCGAGGCGCGGGCGCAGTTCGAGGAGGAGTACACCCGCTGGCAGACCGGCGAGGATGCCCGGCGCGGCGGCGGTGAGACCTACGCCGAGGTCGGCGCGCGCTGCCTGGAGTGCATCGACGAGTGGCTGGAACGGCTCGGGCCCGGTTGTCTGCTGGTCGCGGTCACCCATGGCAGCGCGGCCCGGGCCACGATCGG
This window harbors:
- a CDS encoding histidine phosphatase family protein, with translation MRQVLLLRHGRTEWNATGRFQGQTESQLDAIGRAQAEGAAVAVASMRPDAIVSSDLSRAHDTALAVAAECGLEVALDPRLREINLGAWEGLTRAEARAQFEEEYTRWQTGEDARRGGGETYAEVGARCLECIDEWLERLGPGCLLVAVTHGSAARATIGTMIGMHPDTWWRLAPLSNCRWSLLANIGRGWRIEEHNAGSPPDEETGDDAR